In Spinacia oleracea cultivar Varoflay chromosome 5, BTI_SOV_V1, whole genome shotgun sequence, a single window of DNA contains:
- the LOC110793003 gene encoding NDR1/HIN1-like protein 1, producing MSVKDCGHHKDKKKILLKRIAAGILTFIFIVLLVILIIWAVLKPSKPSFVLQDATLYNFNLTSPAQLTSVFQVTVQSRNPNDKVGIYYDRMLTYATYHDQQISLPTSIPSTYQDTNGMNIWSPFLQGQSVPIAPYIGAQINNELQMGSVKLVIKMDGRVRFRVGSFVSGSYRIHVNCPAYIPIGNPNIGTMVGRNAIKYQIVQGCGVSV from the coding sequence ATGTCAGTTAAAGACTGCGGCCACCACAAGGACAAGAAAAAGATCCTTCTTAAGAGAATCGCGGCCGGAATATTGACCTTTATCTTCATAGTCCTCTTAGTAATCCTCATCATATGGGCTGTCCTAAAGCCTTCTAAACCTAGCTTCGTCCTCCAAGATGCCACTCTCTACAACTTCAACCTAACCAGCCCGGCACAACTCACCTCCGTCTTCCAGGTGACCGTACAATCCAGGAACCCCAACGACAAGGTCGGAATCTACTACGACAGGATGCTGACGTATGCGACATACCATGATCAGCAGATCAGCCTACCAACATCAATCCCATCCACTTATCAGGATACTAACGGGATGAATATATGGTCACCTTTTCTACAAGGTCAGTCCGTTCCGATTGCTCCTTACATAGGAGCTCAGATCAATAATGAGCTTCAGATGGGAAGTGTTAAGCTTGTGATCAAGATGGATGGACGTGTCAGATTTAGAGTTGGGTCTTTCGTTAGTGGGTCCTACCGTATCCACGTCAACTGCCCGGCGTATATTCCGATTGGGAACCCGAATATCGGGACTATGGTAGGGAGGAACGCCATCAAATACCAGATTGTCCAGGGTTGTGGCGTTAGTGTGTGA